Below is a genomic region from Pogoniulus pusillus isolate bPogPus1 chromosome 33, bPogPus1.pri, whole genome shotgun sequence.
GACTTCCCGGCTCAGTGATGGCACTTTCTGCAGCACAAAGCTCTGCCTGTGCAGTGaaacttccttgcagctttgctttctttgggcagagggagaggaagcagcaggcgCAGAGCCAGCTACCTGTGTGCTGAAGAGGCTcctggcagctgaggcactCTGGTCCAGGGCATGACTCTTCCACTGCACACTTGGCTGTAGAACTAGCAGGAGCCACCAGAAAGAAGCCGAGTAGTTAAAATCCCAAGGCATTTGTTTCTCACACATCACTGTGGGGTGCAACTTCTTCCACATTCCAGGGATTGCTCTAGGGAGCTCCAAGTTCTCCCAGCAGGACTGACAATGCCACTCCAGACAGGAGCTTCCTTCAAGCTACTGACAGGATCCAACAGCTGGAAAGTGACTCTGTGACAAAAGCATACACTCCAGGAAAGCTCTGCTCATCCCACTCCATAGAAAGCTCTGCCCATCCCACTCCATGGAAAGCTCTGCCCATCCCACTCCGTGGAAAGCTCTGCCCATCCCACTCCGTGGAAAGCTCTGCCCATCCCACTCCGTGGAAAGCTCTGCCCATCCCACTCCGTGGAAAGCTCTGCCCATCCCACCCCAGGAAAGCTCTGCCCATGTCACTCTCAAAGGCTCCCTGAGACAGTGGCATGGCTCTTACTGGGTTTTGTCTGAGACTGCCCTAAGCTCTCCGGccccgggcagcagcagcactgttaaGGTAAACAACACAGCCTGGAGTGACAGAAGGTTTATTGTGTCCACTGGGCACagccttcctgcctgctgctgggggcagttctgtcaggcagcagctccagctgggggctgttgcagctcctgcaggccctctcctgggctgggctggccccGGGCCTTGACGGCGTGCACGGCGTAGTtgatgctcctgctgcccacccagctCCACGACCCCCAGAGGGGGTTGTACAGCATCCCCTGCACAGCCTTCACTGCAAAGCCATCTAGGAGACAGAGAAGCCatgaagcagcaggcagcctctgctgcagcaaagcctgtcACAGCACAGGTTGGGTGGGAGCAGcccttccagagcagccagcccaaccGTTCCAGCTCtggcaaggctggggctaagccatggccctcagcaccacagctctgccctgcacctgCTTCTCCTTGGGCAGGGAGagcacaaacagcagcacaggagctggggctgcccaTGCCCCTCACAGCATCACTGCACAGTGCCAGGAAAAGGCCTTGCCAGGGGAAGAGCTCAACCCAGCCTTAAGCTTCTCTACAGTGAGCGAGAGCCCAGCGAATGGCAGGGGTGtaaaacacctgcagggcagtgggCACTGTGCTGTTTCCAAAGCAATCACACCAGGACAAGTGGATTATTTCACAGCATCAGAACCACTCAGCTCCTCAAGAGCTCAGCAATTGCTGCTAGGTCTCATTTCCATGTTTCTGAAGACCTCTTCTAGTAACACAGTGTGAGCAAGGAACTTGGAACAGCAGCCCAGAGCACAAACACCTCCTCCCAGGGGAAGATGGCAAGGATGTGGTGGCAGCTCTAGATCCTTATTCCCACAAACCTGACCTAgagcacccaaaccactccacaGAGTCTATTCTGTCTCCAGGACAGGGGAGGAAACCATGACATCTTCAGTGAGCTTCTCACCCAGAGGCAGCTGTAGCAGTGGTTCTGAGtgctctctgcatcctcaggaCTCCACTGGGTTTGTTTTATGCCAAATCCAGTAAGCAGCTGTGTCTTGGGACCAGAAGTGACTCTCAGTATGTGTGACTGGACCCTCACACTGCAAaagctgtttcctgctgctggctcccacccctcccagctctgcagggaccATTTGGAgacctctctgccttcccaccACCTGGCCTGGAACTTACTTGATtccaggaggtgctccagctgttCAGGGGGAACAAACTTCTCCCACTCATGTGTCCCACTTGGTACAATGCCCAGAAGTTTTTCTGCAACCACAATGCCCAGCAGATAGGACAACTGGGTTTTGTTGATTGTAGTGATAAATAAAGAGCCTCCAGGCTAGTTAAGAGACAAAAAATGTTCAATTAAAAGAGTAATTCATTTTTGCATTGAAGGACAGAATTTGCCTATTTCCAAGTCTCCATGCTACAGGAGCAAGAACTATTCCACCCCAGAACACAACTGTGAGTCTTTAGAAGCAAGCCAGGAGCACATCTGATGCTAGAGCTGAAATCCTGTGGGTCAGAAGCATCCTTACAGCCAGTTCTGATGCAGCCTGACCCACAGCCATCCCTTCTCTCACCTGGGTGGCATCAGGTGGAACCAGACATCTTCAGCAGGTCTTGGTGCAAAGCAACTCTGCACTGGCAGGCAATGCCATGGCCACTGtgtagggcagggctgggaaaggCACTGCCTCTAACTGGAATTACTGAGCTTGGGgattgctgcttgcagcagagaaTGGAAGAAAGCTCTAGAGCAGACTTCCAGGTGGAGGAATGGCTGCAGGTGTGGATGTTTTCACCTtccttgggaacaaaggggAGAAACATTCCCAGTAAGGAAAGCAGAACTGCCTTACCTTTAACACCCGAGAGCAGCACTCGACAAACAAGCCGAGGTCAGCCACATGCTCCACTACTTCAGAAGCTACAATTACATCAAAGGTTTCCATAGACTCCTCCACAATCTCCTCCAGTGAGCTGGGCTTGTACTGTATTCTCTTGGCCAGGACTGGATCAAATGACTTGTGCTGATCTGCTGTCCTGATGTTGGCCTCCAGAGGATCAATTCCCGTAACCGAAGCTCCCAGTCTGCCTAAAGGCTAAGAATGCAGAGTGTCCTGAACACAATTCACTTAAAGGCATCTGGAACTTTGCAGTGGCACAGAACAAGACAAGGAATGCTGAGCCCCGACCTGGCAGGCTGAGTTAACCCTTCAGCAAAGAGATGTGGGGGAGGTGGCGCTGGAGCCTCCCAGGAAATGATGGGCAGGAATActgagaagaaattcttccgCAACCATTTTGCCACAGCAAAGATTTACTTCATTCCTGCCCCCTGACAGAGGGGAAACGAAGGGGGGAACTGAAGCCAGCAAAGAGAGAGGGCAAAGCAATGCTGGATTTCATTACTGGCACTGCTCTCCTCAGGCAGCTGTAATGGCAAAGCCTCATCGCCTTTTAATGGCTACTCaatacagcagcagctctggggcctgCTCACGGCTGACAGCTGAACGCTGATGCTCACTAGGATAGCACAGGCTTGGCTGTCACTCAAGTTTCTCCAGTGTCTccttactcacaggtgagcacCTCAGCCATCacctctgctggcactggggcaggctgcagaacaTGACCACATGTATGTTATTCCAGCCCGGCAGCCACCGCTGCTGCGGCTCCGGGAGGGCAGGCAGCGCCGCTGGGGACAGCCTGGGGGGACACCAGCTCTGCAacagcaccaggctgggcaggagcagaccagcacagagtcagcacagctgaaaaggcctccaagaacTGCAGAGAtcttccaggaaggctgcagaaggacttttcctgagggtgtccagagacaggacaaggaggaatggttggaagctgaggcagagcagagttagactgcagctgaggaggaagctctgcagtaccaggctggtgagactctggaatgtcTCACTGCCAACTCCCTCCTTTGCTGTGAGCCACCAGCACTGTGCTAACCAAACTCTGCACTCCAAGCCAGAAGGGTGAAGCTGCTCcttggaggaggagaaatgaaGCAGTGTAACAGCAGAACAGCTCAGATACTTGGAGCCCCTTTCCCATGAGAAGACCAGAGCACAGCTTCTTACCTCGCTCAGCAGGCCACCACCACAGCCGACGTCCAGGACCTTCACTCCTGCAAGTGGACTGCCCAGATGATAACTGCTGCTCATGCTGAGCAGAGTATCCCTGAAAGGCAAGGGCTGGGATGAGGGCACACACACAAGGGTAGCTTTTAGGTTGGAcctcagggaaggtttagattggacagtggaagaaacttcttccctaaaagggttctcaaagcctggaacaggctgcccaggaaggtcttTTAAAGAGGCCAATGATGTGGTGTGAGAGGTAAGGGCTCTAAGCTTGAGGGGGCAGATTGAAACtggaggaagaaattattcccagtgagggtgaggagacattggcagaggttgcccagggaggctgtggatgccccttccctagaggtgttcaaggccaggctggatgaggccatgagcagcctaggctggtgggaggtgtccctgggcctggcagagctttaaggtctcttccaacccaaaccattctgtgactatgggtagccccagccctggcagttaGAGactggctggactggatgagctcaaagGGCTTTCCCAAGCCACTGATGATCCTATCAAtgtctcctgctgcctgtgctcaggTAGAACCAGCACATGCATTAAACCTGCTCTGTCCTCAGAACCATACCTAATAAATGGCACTCTGAGGTCATTCATAGCATGAAGGGCAGAATATTCTCCCTCTTCATCCCACCACTTGTGGGCCAGCAGCTGGAACTTCTTCACTTCTGCAGAATCCACTGATGAGTGTGAAGTGCTGCAAAGCCTCCTTGCAGTTACCCTGCGTAACGAGAGCTGAACGTCACCAAACTcacagcagtgtttgctgcagcgggaggagggggaagcacTTTCTGCGGCAGGAAGCAAAGCCAGAGCTGGGCGTCCTGTGCCTTTGGGCACCTGATGGGCGACACAGGCCCTGCACAACAGATGGCTGCAGACCTGCCACCTGCAGCTCGGCAGCGAACAACCCCTGCCAAGCCTCCGCACGCTGCTGAGACTCACGGCCAGCATCACCTGGCACAGCCAACCCAAATGCCAGAGCAGCCCATGGCGCTGGGCTCGCCGGCCTGGCTCGGGTGCCTACCTGCTGCCGTGGAGCCCAGCCGGAGGGgcaggcacagcactgctgcatctCGGCTGCGTTCTCCTGCTGTGGCTCCGAGGGGAACCTCTCAGGCCCGTCCGGTCACCTGCagaagcagagacagcagctgcaTGGGGGCTGCTGCCAAGCTGCATGCCACCGGCTCACAGCACCGCAGACCCCCACCCACCCGGCCGGTGGGGACAGGCAGGCACTGCCCGGAGCAGCCGGCGGCCGAAGGTGGCGCTGGGGGGCATGCCGGGGCCCTTAGCGGGCTGGGGAAAGAACACCCTCCGTTAGGCCACCTCAGCTGCGGGAGGCAACCCGGGCCGGGACAGGCCCGCGGGGAGTCAGCCGGGACAGGGCCCGGGGCCCTCCCGCCGCGCCCTCCGTCCGCCTGCTCaccgcccgccgccgccagcAGCGCGGCCCCGGCCCGCCGGCGCCCCAGGGCACGGATGGTGGCGGAGCCCAGGGCACGGCCAGCGCCGCCGCCCCACATCGCCGCCGCTCCGGCCCCGTCCGGCTCGGCTCCGCCGGCAGCGGCGGGCGTGCGGCAGCCGCAGGGGCTCGGCGCCGCTGCCGGTGCCTGGGAGCTTGGTTCCGGCCTTCGCGGGGCGCGGCGCTCGGCGGCGGTGCGGCCCTGCCGCGGGGTGCCGGTGCGGCCCTGCCGCGGGGTGCCGGTGCGGCCCTGCCGCGGGGTGCCGGTGCGGCCCTGCCGCGGGGTGCCGGTGCGGCCCTGCCGCGGGGTGCCGGTGCGGCCCTGCCGCGGGGTGCCGGTGCGGCCCTGCCGCCGGGTGCCGGTGCGGCCCTGCCGCCGGGTGCCGGTGCGGCCCTGCCGCCGGGTGCCGGTGCGGCCCTGCCGCCGGGTGCCGGTGCGGCCCTGCCGCGGGGTGCCGGTGCGGCCCTGCCGCCGGGTGCCGGTGCGGCCCTGCCGCCGGGTGCCGGTGAGGTTCGCACGGGAACGCAGCTGATGGAAAcgagggagaccttctggggcgccgagccctggagcaggctgctggagagcttgGGGAGCCTCTCCCGGACAGATCCCAACCCGCCTGGGGTGTTCTGCGGGCCCGGCTCTGGCGATGCTGCCCTggggtcccctccagcctctccatcGCCTTTGTAGTGGCGTTTAACAGCAGCCACCAGGCCACGGGCACGGCGGCAGGCAtctggtggcctgccaggacaggctggttgtaaaccagcagcacagaaccGGTTTGGCTCAGATGACCTCCAGGATCGCGAAGTCCAAGCCCCAGCTGGTGCCAGCGAGGCAGCAGCTATCCCACCCCTACCGCTGACAGCCTTTGAGATAAcagagctgaaagctgcagccCAAGCTCAGCCTCCCCCAGGAGATGGAGCCTCGAAGCCACACAGCTGTTGGTCCCAGCCGGTGCCCAGGCCCCGCTCCAGCGGGCAGTAGCTGCTCAGGCTTTGTCCATTTCTGGCCTGTCTGTGGCCACAACCAGCGTGAGGGAAGCCCTGGGGTGCCTCACACATTGGGTTTGCCGTGTCCATCTCCAATCCACTTTCCACTTCATTCCACACCCTCCCTTAGCTGCTAATGCTTCAAGGGCACTgcctcccaggctgctgcacatCCAAACCCtaccctctgcctcctgcttcctCCACCGCAATCCTCCTGTAGGGCTTAGAGAGCAACAGCCCAGGAGAGACCTTCCCCGAATAAAGCATTCCCCACTTCAGGGCTGCTTGCCCACGTCCTGAGCCCACTCCAGCTGCACAGAACTAGAGACTGGAGCTTGTTTCAGCTTCGCCCCCGAACCAAGACAAAACCACGGCACAAACAGACCCGATGCACCTGAAGCTGACCCAGAACTGATGCGCCTGgagttgctgctgtgctgcacagtaAGATTCCCGAGACACCGAGGTCCAGAGGTAGTATGCTCCTTTTATTGGCATACAGGTCACTCCCAGAGAAGTGCCTGTGTCAAACCCTAACTGGTATTTACAGGTGACAGAATTCCAGGGGCTGCCAGAGAACAGAAAGGTTTCCATACAGTCTCTGCCATTTATCAGAACAGAGGGAACAGAAAGCTGAACTGCA
It encodes:
- the COQ3 gene encoding ubiquinone biosynthesis O-methyltransferase, mitochondrial isoform X1, with translation MWGGGAGRALGSATIRALGRRRAGAALLAAAGGDRTGLRGSPRSHSRRTQPRCSSAVPAPPAGLHGSRVTARRLCSTSHSSVDSAEVKKFQLLAHKWWDEEGEYSALHAMNDLRVPFIRDTLLSMSSSYHLGSPLAGVKVLDVGCGGGLLSEPLGRLGASVTGIDPLEANIRTADQHKSFDPVLAKRIQYKPSSLEEIVEESMETFDVIVASEVVEHVADLGLFVECCSRVLKPGGSLFITTINKTQLSYLLGIVVAEKLLGIVPSGTHEWEKFVPPEQLEHLLESNGFAVKAVQGMLYNPLWGSWSWVGSRSINYAVHAVKARGQPSPGEGLQELQQPPAGAAA
- the COQ3 gene encoding ubiquinone biosynthesis O-methyltransferase, mitochondrial isoform X2; protein product: MWGGGAGRALGSATIRALGRRRAGAALLAAAGGDRTGLRGSPRSHSRRTQPRCSSAVPAPPAGLHGSRVTARRLCSTSHSSVDSAEVKKFQLLAHKWWDEEGEYSALHAMNDLRVPFIRDTLLSMSSSYHLGSPLAGVKVLDVGCGGGLLSEPLGRLGASVTGIDPLEANIRTADQHKSFDPVLAKRIQYKPSSLEEIVEESMETFDEGENIHTCSHSSTWKSALELSSILCCKQQSPSSVIPVRGSAFPSPALHSGHGIACQCRVALHQDLLKMSGST
- the COQ3 gene encoding ubiquinone biosynthesis O-methyltransferase, mitochondrial isoform X3, translated to MWGGGAGRALGSATIRALGRRRAGAALLAAAGGDRTGLRGSPRSHSRRTQPRCSSAVPAPPAGLHGSRVTARRLCSTSHSSVDSAEVKKFQLLAHKWWDEEGEYSALHAMNDLRVPFIRDTLLSMSSSYHLGSPLAGVKVLDVGCGGGLLSEPLGRLGASVTGIDPLEANIRTADQHKSFDPVLAKRIQYKPSSLEEIVEESMETFDVIVASEVVEHVADLGLFVECCSRVLKKNFWALYQVGHMSGRSLFPLNSWSTSWNQCRVAQKLWRRCPASSP